GGAAGTCGAGCCTGTGGAAGAGGGGAAAGAAGAGAAAAAGCTAAAGGAAAAGAAAAAGTAAGACGCGGAGACGCGGCGACGCGGCGACGCGGTGGCTTTCCCCGTGTCCCCCACTCTCCCCCTCCCCGTGTCATGAGCGACCAAAACCAAGGAGCCAAGAATGAACCTGATCCCCATGGTCATCGAACAATCCGGTCGCGGCGAACGCGCCTACGACATCTATTCCCGTCTCCTCAAGGACCGGATCATCTTCATGGGAACGGCCATTGACGACCACGTGTCGAACCTTATCATCGCCCAGCTTCTCTACCTGGAGGCGGAAGGGCCGGACAAGGACATTCACCTGTACATCAACAGCCCCGGAGGATCTGTATCGGCCGGTCTTGCGATATACGACACCCTGCGTTACATTAAACCGGAAATCGAAACGATCTGCATCGGGCAGGCGGCCAGCATGGGGGCCCTGATCCTTTCGGCGGGGACAAAAGGCAAACGGTTTACCCTCCCCCACTCGAGGATCATGATACACCAGCCGATGGGCGGATTCTCGGGACAGGCGTCGGACATCGATATCCACGCCAGGGAGATCCTGAAGCTCAAGAACGAACTGAACCTCATCCTGGCCGACAGCACGGGCCAGGACCTTGAGCGGATCCAAAACGACACAGACAGGGATTTTTTCATGTCAGGCACCGAGGCCGTCGAGTACGGTATCGTGGATCAGGTGATCGATCGAAGGCCTGCATCCGAGGTTGACTGACCCGATCCTGGAGACACTATGAGCGACGCGAGAGGCAAAGACGGCAATATCCTCAGGTGTTCCTTCTGCGGAAA
This window of the bacterium genome carries:
- the clpP gene encoding ATP-dependent Clp endopeptidase proteolytic subunit ClpP translates to MNLIPMVIEQSGRGERAYDIYSRLLKDRIIFMGTAIDDHVSNLIIAQLLYLEAEGPDKDIHLYINSPGGSVSAGLAIYDTLRYIKPEIETICIGQAASMGALILSAGTKGKRFTLPHSRIMIHQPMGGFSGQASDIDIHAREILKLKNELNLILADSTGQDLERIQNDTDRDFFMSGTEAVEYGIVDQVIDRRPASEVD